One region of Thunnus albacares chromosome 8, fThuAlb1.1, whole genome shotgun sequence genomic DNA includes:
- the mdc1 gene encoding mediator of DNA damage checkpoint protein 1 isoform X3, which produces MDATQMISDSILESDEEENEEENKDERGQPLAKLCILKNEHIPAAELPLFLGDNVIGRDPNTCTLPLPAPSVSKRHATICISVYRRRGSRSEVDMEALVWDLGSMNGTCKGRLKLTPNVRYALGEGDSLLVADIPCQYVSCAVDTVPSQGDMRGPVSRNSGVKARLQDALREKRGETSTGSKKCVNGGTKPSLLDLGDTRKTPARTTCLSFEQTPTQPQGSLVPESDSDSDGERGGRDYGRRKPLVSDCDSHKSSPICSTFLSPTNKIVPESEDESPITPSSSTKNRPYRHVSLSKEESDIDVGRQQLKKKETLAIVDSKEEEGREEERAAPGGTTLEESGQDVPVKQESNVSTTRDEELPVSTRAVSTDVIPAFNMDSDTDVEGEEESVASAAPVTLNANQKADQPPNTAQFHMDSDTDVDEDEDTFNKGPKSVSLSDDNTKPPHAVPVIQPEGITMDSDTDVDDDADMSDGAAKAKPSAHTADSAPLTQPKDFHLDSDTDVDEEEENQCRTNNTRSKIDEAPTSIDLKPTGSESAFTAPHSLQLDSDTDDEVIPAPAMNESPVVSAVTDSCTTADAGANDSDTDAEEDSPLVIPITVTTLSVTPGITLAAVQSDSDADTDVDESSVPPAGDGDNPADPRLDGDTDVEDKDADQGEAGEDQIPSPSRENTSGLPVPPLQNCSTPMQFSEEVEEMETQAFLSPSLGTSRRAAAPAVRPVVLPSCSDSLEDEDFVVAETQSFILQTRNDHAMDPTQAFGLESSGDERDGQSSRGGSFQLGLSDSSHLQCQAQALAMESTQAFVSVGGGVKLDDTQAYAAISTTDRSVGNDPNLEATQAYGGNEEPARSPVTFEREGQVDLALEATQAYISEPCIDSEDKTDEDERKSLTAAETQPSDFPTSSALVMAETQPVCAYSDEESLATESHISSKTEAMEEHGKAAQPVERPVSGALSIPETQPLCTSEDEDLIPRPRKRKAKQLEETQSITSTDYAAVETQPMHLGVDETSGNEESDDEDSIPFPRKRKAKQLRLEEEESQTLVNSMLSAAETQPMDTCEDNESDDEDSIPGPRKKRKAKPLQLEDEQTQPLISSVVPADETDDEESIGGQRKRKAKPLQLEDEETQSLTNSEASTVESQPMRTNTGPQPQRGKGRPSEAGTSGISVTIKRGTRARLKEEEKQAESSEPPRRQTRGNKAFPTTRGRRQKSRPDESEEEEELEQVKQARGKKSMRQQNDEEEETLERNKQQQQEGMLGEEKDVTELRQQESEEMERERRKIDEQVRLDMEKRELEETERQQRAEQERIERERKDKEEQERLQAEKAERLRLEQERAEKERIERERWEEEEKERADRIQREKEELERKERLECEKAEREEKERLENERLQREKKEQEEKERLEMAKRAAEEQGRLERERKEQEHQARLEMEEKEREEKEKLEKEKEAKEKQRKDLQENKEDLKTANDDDPARRTRSRSNSSNSVNSERSTSSINTQGSRGRGRGRGAKRTSEPLQANINRGNNRRRTMAAEPSDQSQTTDQDSNDISPPGIVSKSNSSNSPNSEISICSTSSQNRGRGSRQRGRGRKTQPNSTSPISSQSDQNSAPKPTATGRKSRKAELSSSEVSHEDDEEKADSQQASTTRGQRQATVNGPEAANKEGQSSQEEGCASEHSPLAKRNVRGRGRKALKSENVDAPVAPAVSDGDEAKDKRKGRKKELEANAEGAQTAEAAEEEAKDNTIQAKRRSRASGVQGSKNAPPDVEVKDESEKMEEETVERRARGRPSVVRKKKKELQEESGTCVSSISQDANTTSEPQTPTSSVSRKRQAHADSSPVAKTPRSSSASPAAGGRLRAASQTYKVLFTGVVDEAGEKVLARLGGSMAKGVADMNCLVTDKVRRTVKFLCAVAKGVPIVTTHWLEKSGKAGSFLSPNAFVVNDPEQEKKFNFCLQESLRVASSQPLLQGYEIHVTKSVKPEPVQMKDIISCSGATFLPKMPSSHKPHTVVISCEEDWSLCGPAVSASLPVVTAEFILTGILQQMLDFQTHKLSAPATKLPPAGGRGRGRKKT; this is translated from the exons GAGAGAAAAGAGGGGCGAAACAAGCACAGGCAGTAAGAAATGTGTCAACGGTGGTACGAAGCCATCATTACTTGATTTAGGTGACACAAGGAAAACTCCTGCCAGAACCACTTGCCTGTCCTTTGAACAAACTCCAACCCAGCCCCAGGGGAGCCTGGTCCCAGAATCTGACTCGGACTCGGATGGAGAAAGAGGGGGGCGAGATTATGGAAGGCGCAAGCCTCTAG TGTCGGATTGTGACTCCCATAAATCCAGTCCCATCTGTTCTACATTCTTGAGTCCCACAAACAAAATTGTCCCTGAAAG cgAGGATGAAAGTCCCATCACACCATCCTCCTCCACTAAAAATAGGCCGTACAGACATGTCAGCCTCAGCAAGGAGGAGTCAGACATAGATGTTGGGCGACAGCAGCTGAAGAAAAAAGAGACGCTTGCCATTGTGGAcagcaaagaggaggaagggagggaggaagaaagagcaGCACCAGGAGGGACGACGCTTGAGGAGAGTGGACAAGATGTGCCAGTGAAGCAGGAAAGCAATGTCAGTACTACAAGAGACGAGGAATTGCCTGTGTCCACAAGAGCAGTCTCCACTGATGTGATCCCTGCATTTAACATGGACAGTGACACTGAtgtggagggagaggaggaaagtgTGGCTTCTGCGGCTCCTGTGACCTTGAATGCAAACCAAAAAGCAGATCAACCACCAAACACAGCCCAGTTTCACATGGACAGTGATACAGAtgttgatgaagatgaagatacCTTTAATAAAGGTCCCaaatctgtgtctctctctgatGACAATACCAAACCTCCTCATGCTGTCCCAGTTATTCAGCCTGAGGGCATCACTATGGACAGTGACACTGATGTGGATGATGACGCTGATATGTCAGACGGTGCTGCAAAAGCAAAACccagtgcacacacagctgattcTGCTCCTTTGACGCAGCCAAAGGATTTCCACCTAGACAGTGACACAGATGttgatgaggaagaagaaaatcaatGTAGAACAAATAACACACGCTCTAAAATAGATGAAGCACCCACTAGCATAGATTTAAAGCCCACAGGGTCTGAATCTGCCTTTACTGCTCCTCACAGCCTGCAACTAGACAGTGACACAGACGATGAGGTGATCCCTGCCCCTGCTATGAATGAATCCCCGGTGGTGTCTGCTGTTACAGATTCATGCACCACTGCAGATGCAGGAGCAAATGACAGTGATACAGATGCAGAAGAGGATTCTCCGCTGGTTATACCCATTACCGTCACAACCTTGTCGGTCACTCCTGGTATCACGTTAGCAGCAGTTCAGTCAGATTCTGATGCAGACACAGATGTGGATGAGTCCAGCGTGCCCCCTGCTGGGGATGGGGACAATCCAGCTGACCCCAGACTGGATGGTGATACAGATGTGGAGGATAAGGATGCGGACCAGGGAGAGGCAGGAGAGGACCAGATACCTAGCCCAAGTAGAGAAAACACTTCTGGATTGCCGGTTCCTCCACTGCAAAACTGCTCTACTCCCATGCAATTTTCAG AAGAAGTGGAAGAGATGGAGACTCAGGCCTTCCTTAGTCCCTCTTTAGGTACATCTAGAC GTGCAGCGGCTCCTGCTGTAAGACCTGTAGTTTTGCCTTCCTGCTCAGACAGTCTAGAGGATGAGGACTTTGTTGTTGCTGAGACACAGTCCTTTATTCTTCAGACCCGTAATGACCACGCCATGGACCCCACCCAAGCCTTTGGCCTTGAGTCTTCTGGTGACGAAAGAGATGGACAGTCTAGCAGAGGAGGGTCTTTCCAGCTGGGATTGTCTGACAGCAGCCATCTGCAGTGTCAGGCCCAAGCTCTGGCCATGGAGAGCACTCAAGCGTTTGTCTCTGTGGGTGGGGGTGTGAAGCTGGACGATACCCAAGCATATGCAGCCATCTCAACCACAGACAGATCAGTGGGGAATGATCCAAACCTGGAGGCCACCCAGGCCTATGGAGGGAATGAGGAGCCTGCCAGAAGTCCAGTGACATTTGAGAGGGAAGGTCAGGTAGATTTAGCTCTAGAAGCAACACAGGCATACATTTCAGAGCCCTGCATTGATTCAGAGGATAAAACAGAtgaagatgagagaaaaagccTTACTGCTGCTGAGACTCAACCGTCAGACTTTCCCACCTCATCTGCTCTTGTCATGGCTGAAACCCAACCAGTGTGTGCATATAGTGATGAGGAGAGTTTGGCAACAGAGAGTCACATTTCCTCTAAAACAGAAGCGATGGAAGAACACGGGAAGGCAGCTCAACCCGTGGAGAGGCCCGTCAGTGGAGCTCTGTCAATACCTGAAACTCAGCCCTTGTGTACAAGCGAAGATGAGGACTTGATTCCACGTCCAcggaaaagaaaagcaaagcagCTGGAAGAGACGCAATCCATCACTAGTACTGACTATGCTGCTGTTGAAACCCAGCCCATGCATTTAGGTGTGGATGAAACAAGTGGAAATGAGGAAAGCGATGATGAGGACTCTATTCCGTTTCCAcggaaaagaaaagcaaagcaaCTGCGActtgaagaagaagagagtcaGACGCTTGTAAATTCTatgctctctgctgctgaaacTCAGCCCATGGATACATGTGAAGATAATGAAAGTGATGATGAGGACTCAATTCCAGGTCCacgaaaaaaaagaaaagcaaagccACTGCAGCTTGAAGACGAGCAAACACAGCCCCTCATCAGTTCTGTTGTTCCTGCTGATGAAACCGACGATGAGGAGTCAATTGGAGGTCAAcgaaaaagaaaagcaaagccACTGCAACTTGAGGATGAGGAGACGCAGTCGCTCACAAATTCTGAGGCCTCTACTGTTGAATCTCAGCCAATGAGAACAAATACTGGCCCACAGCCTCAGAGAGGAAAGGGGAGACCATctgaagctggaaccagtggcATCAGCGTTACAATTAAAAGAGGGACAAGAGCAAGAttaaaagaagaggagaagcagGCAGAGAGTTCTGAACCTCCCAGGAGACAGACAAGAGGGAATAAAGCTTTTCCAACTACCAGAGGAAGGAGGCAAAAATCCAGGCCTGAtgagagtgaggaagaggaggagttagaGCAGGTTAAGCAGGCTAGAGGGAAAAAATCCATGAGGCAACAGAacgatgaagaagaagaaacacttGAAAGAaacaagcaacaacaacaagaagggATGTtgggagaggagaaagatgtTACAGAGCTCAGACAACAAGAGAGTGAAGAAATGGAGAGGGAAAGGAGGAAGATTGATGAACAAGTAAGACTGGACATGGAGAAAAGAGAACTAGAGGAAACAGAGAGGCAGCAGAGGGCAGAACAGGAGAGAatagaaagggaaagaaaagacaagGAAGAGCAAGAAAGATTACAAGCTGAAAAGGCAGAAAGGTTAAGACTTGAGCAGGAGAGAGCAGAAAAGGAGAGAATAGAGCGGGAAAgatgggaagaagaagaaaaggaaagagctGATAGGATACAGagggaaaaagaagaattagaaagaaaagagagattaGAGTGTGAAAAAGCAGAGcgagaagaaaaggagagattAGAGAATGAGAGAttacaaagggaaaaaaaggaacaagaagaaaaagaaagactggAAATGGCAAAGAGGGCAGCAGAAGAACAAGGGAGACttgagagggagaggaaagaacaAGAACACCAAGCAAGGCTGGAgatggaagaaaaggaaagagaagaaaaagaaaaactggagaaagaaaaagaagcaaaagaaaaacaaagaaaagatctacaagaaaacaaagaagacTTAAAAACGGCCAACGATGATGACCCAGCAAGGAGAACCAGATCTCGCTCCAACTCTTCCAACTCTGTCAACTCAGAGAGGTCCACTTCAAGCATCAACACCCAAGGGAGTAGAGGGAGAGGCCGAGGAAGAGGAGCAAAGAGGACCAGTGAGCCACTTCAGGCAAACATCAACAGAGGCAACAACAGGAGGAGGACAATGGCTGCAGAGCCGTCTGACCAGAGTCAAACAACAGACCAGGACAGTAATGATATTTCTCCTCCAGGAATCGTGTCAAAGTCCAACTCCTCCAACTCCCCTAACTCTGAGATTTCCATCTGCAGCACCAGCTCTCagaacagaggaagaggaagcagGCAGCgaggaagagggaggaaaacACAGCCCAACTCCACTTCTCCTATCAGTAGTCAGAGTGATCAGAATTCAGCTCCCAAACCCACAGCCACAGGCAGGAAGAGCAGGAAAGCAGAGTTATCCTCTAGTGAGGTTTCtcatgaagatgatgaagagaaggCAGACTCTCAGCAGGCTAGTACCACTAGGGGGCAGAGGCAAGCCACTGTAAATGGCCCTGAAGCTGCAAATAAGGAAGGCCAGTCAAGTCAGGAGGAAGGATGTGCCAGTGAACACTCACCTCTGGCTAAAAGGAATGTCAGGGGCAGAGGCCGAAAagcattaaaaagtgaaaacGTAGATGCACCAGTCGCTCCTGCAGTCAGTGATGGAGATGAggcaaaagacaaaagaaaaggtAGAAAGAAAGAGTTGGAGGCAAATGCAGAGGGTGCCCaaacagcagaggcagcagaggaagaggcaAAAGATAATACCATCCAAGCTAAGAGAAGAAGTAGAGCATCAGGTGTCCAGGGGAGTAAGAACGCTCCCCCTGATGTGGAGGTGAAAGACGAGAGTGAGAAAATGGAGGAAGAGACTGTTGAGAGGAGAGCCAGAGGTCGGCCATCAGTGGTccggaaaaaaaagaaagagttgCAGGAAGAAAGTGGGACATGTGTCAGTTCCATTAGCCAGGATGCTAATACGACATCAGAG CCTCAGACTCCAACCAGCAGTGTATCCCGGAAACGACAGGCTCATGCAGACTCCTCTCCTGTGGCAAAGACCCCTCGCTCTTCTTCTGCTTCCCCAGCAGCTGGTGGTCGACTACGAGCTGCCAGCCAGACCTACAAg GTGCTGTTCACAGGAGTGGTGGATGAAGCAGGGGAGAAAGTGCTGGCTCGTTTAGGAGGCAGCATGGCTAAAGGCGTGGCGGACATGAACTGTCTGGTGACTGATAAGGTGCGCAGGACTGTGAAGTTCCTGTGCGCAGTGGCTAAAGGAGTCCCCATTGTCACCACACACTGGCTGGAAAAG agTGGTAAAGCTGGGAGCTTCCTGTCTCCTAATGCTTTTGTTGTGAATGATccagaacaggaaaaaaagttcaatttctGCCTGCAGGAGTCTCTGAGGGTTGCCAGCAGTCAGCCTCTCTTACAG GGATATGAGATCCATGTTACAAAGTCAGTGAAGCCAGAGCCAGTTCAAATGAAGGACATCATTTCATGCAGTGGAGCTACATTTCTTCCCAAGATGCCTTCTTCCCACAAG CCTCATACTGTAGTGATTTCCTGCGAGGAGGACTGGTCACTCTGCGGCCCAGCTGTCTCTGCGTCTCTCCCAGTCGTCACTGCGGAGTTCATTCTCACAGGGATCCTCCAGCAGATGCTTGACTTTCAGACCCATAAGCTCTCTGCCCCTGCAACGAAGCTGCCACCTGCAGGAGGCAGAGGGAGGGGCAGGAAGAAGACATAG